Proteins from a genomic interval of Pseudomonas silesiensis:
- a CDS encoding EscU/YscU/HrcU family type III secretion system export apparatus switch protein, with translation MKTPDTPRQAIALKYDGNHAPTLTAKGDDALAEAILKIARDCEVPIYENAELVKLLARMELGESIPEELYRTIAEIIAFAWNLKGKFPEEHDQNAPGGEKDITDRGEDY, from the coding sequence ATGAAAACCCCTGACACTCCACGCCAGGCGATCGCCCTCAAATACGACGGCAACCACGCCCCTACCCTCACGGCGAAAGGTGACGATGCCCTGGCCGAAGCCATTTTGAAGATTGCCCGCGATTGTGAAGTGCCGATTTACGAAAACGCCGAACTGGTGAAGTTGCTGGCGCGGATGGAATTGGGAGAGAGTATTCCGGAAGAGTTGTATCGTACGATTGCCGAGATTATTGCGTTTGCGTGGAATTTGAAGGGTAAGTTTCCCGAGGAGCATGACCAGAACGCGCCAGGGGGAGAGAAAGACATCACCGACCGTGGAGAGGACTACTGA
- a CDS encoding integrase core domain-containing protein — protein MPWNRESPMDQRIKLIGDWLQGSYSKSELARHYGLSRPTLDKWLARYETQGIDGLKELSRRPHTSPFKISDEVLELLVAYKREHHSWGPEKLVHNLKIDHPELSWPTVSTAGEWLKRAGLVQKRRFLNRPPAGKNPLRDATAPNQTWAADFKGDFALQNGQRCYPLTITDHVSRFLLLCRAQSSVAGAREGFDWAFREYGLPNVIRTDNGSPFASTGISRISSLAAWWIRLGIYPERIQPGRPDQNGRHERMHRTLKAALLHAPERNLVEQQLAFEQFRQEFNYVRPHKALEMKVPADLYKPSPRQYDGRVPEADYASDMRIRMIRQNGSMKWKGKMIFVSESLAGEALGLKEVDDDVWDIYLCNYLLGRLKSGESRLSSQQKRKGCPRFQS, from the coding sequence ATGCCCTGGAATCGAGAGTCCCCAATGGATCAACGAATCAAACTCATAGGCGACTGGCTGCAAGGCAGCTATTCCAAAAGCGAGTTGGCCCGTCACTACGGGCTCAGCCGACCCACTTTGGATAAATGGCTTGCGCGCTACGAAACACAGGGCATTGATGGGCTCAAGGAACTGTCACGGCGTCCGCATACGAGCCCTTTCAAAATCAGCGATGAGGTGCTTGAGCTGCTAGTCGCGTACAAGCGCGAGCATCACAGCTGGGGACCTGAGAAGCTGGTGCATAACCTTAAGATTGATCATCCAGAGTTGTCTTGGCCAACAGTCAGCACGGCAGGCGAATGGCTTAAGCGAGCAGGTCTGGTGCAAAAACGTCGTTTCCTCAATCGCCCGCCAGCGGGGAAAAATCCGCTGCGCGACGCTACTGCGCCTAATCAGACATGGGCGGCGGATTTCAAAGGTGACTTCGCGCTTCAGAACGGCCAACGTTGTTACCCACTGACCATTACTGATCACGTCAGCCGATTTCTATTGCTGTGCAGAGCGCAAAGCAGCGTTGCCGGGGCTCGCGAAGGGTTCGACTGGGCGTTTCGGGAGTACGGGTTGCCTAATGTGATTCGCACAGACAACGGCTCCCCCTTTGCCTCCACCGGCATTTCGCGCATATCCAGCCTGGCGGCTTGGTGGATACGCCTAGGGATCTACCCTGAGCGAATCCAGCCGGGGCGGCCTGACCAGAATGGCCGTCATGAGCGCATGCATCGAACGCTCAAGGCTGCATTACTTCATGCGCCTGAACGTAATCTGGTGGAACAACAGTTGGCATTTGAACAGTTTCGACAGGAGTTCAATTACGTAAGACCTCATAAGGCTTTAGAGATGAAGGTTCCTGCGGATCTGTATAAGCCTTCGCCAAGGCAGTACGACGGACGCGTGCCTGAGGCTGATTACGCTTCGGATATGAGGATCCGCATGATCCGACAAAATGGATCGATGAAATGGAAAGGCAAAATGATTTTCGTCAGTGAATCTTTGGCAGGTGAGGCGCTAGGACTGAAGGAAGTGGACGATGATGTGTGGGATATTTACCTTTGCAACTACCTTTTAGGCAGACTGAAAAGCGGCGAGAGCCGCCTTTCAAGCCAACAGAAACGTAAAGGATGTCCCCGGTTTCAGTCGTAA